The Dethiosulfovibrio peptidovorans DSM 11002 genome has a window encoding:
- the flgA gene encoding flagellar basal body P-ring formation chaperone FlgA encodes MVSSNAGRRVLLRARLCRIIVSMIAVSVLSFSAEALELSVEIKSGAVVPSGPIRLKDVAYVACDSPEILTGSSSAILRPSGNTITPEDVVTALTQAGIGGVSLRLVMADNVPFRRENDIERWLRNYSGWTGALEVESDGFPQGGRLVPPDSLYPGAKAINLRFDVAGAEQIYPARLRWLLPAVVADSYLRKGVYIKNTDLAIAAIEVRRNRKYYDDPKDLVGMTVERDMAKGDPFTVRITEEPELIRTGDLIRLLYRSGSLLVSTSGRAMDRGALGDRIKVRNDRTRKIVFGIVTGPGTVEVSE; translated from the coding sequence ATGGTATCCTCAAACGCCGGGCGGCGGGTCCTCCTGAGGGCCCGCCTCTGTCGTATAATAGTGTCGATGATAGCGGTTTCGGTGTTGTCCTTTTCTGCCGAGGCATTGGAGCTTTCTGTGGAGATCAAATCGGGAGCGGTCGTCCCGTCCGGACCGATCAGGCTGAAGGACGTTGCCTACGTCGCCTGCGACTCTCCAGAGATATTGACAGGGAGCTCCTCCGCTATATTGAGACCCTCCGGAAATACAATAACCCCGGAGGACGTCGTAACCGCCCTTACCCAGGCTGGAATAGGCGGGGTATCTCTCAGGCTTGTCATGGCGGACAATGTGCCCTTTCGACGTGAAAACGACATAGAGCGATGGCTTAGAAACTACTCCGGGTGGACAGGAGCCCTCGAGGTAGAATCCGACGGATTTCCCCAAGGGGGCAGGCTGGTACCTCCCGATTCCCTCTATCCCGGGGCTAAGGCGATAAACCTCAGATTCGATGTGGCCGGGGCAGAACAGATATATCCCGCCAGGCTGCGATGGCTTCTTCCTGCGGTAGTCGCCGACAGCTATCTTAGAAAAGGCGTATATATAAAAAACACCGACCTGGCGATCGCAGCCATAGAGGTTAGAAGAAACAGAAAATATTACGACGATCCCAAAGACCTGGTGGGAATGACTGTCGAGAGGGACATGGCCAAAGGCGATCCCTTCACCGTAAGGATCACTGAGGAGCCCGAGCTGATTCGAACTGGCGATCTGATTCGGTTGTTATACCGTAGCGGCTCCCTGTTGGTCTCTACGTCGGGAAGAGCCATGGACAGAGGTGCTTTGGGGGACAGGATAAAGGTCCGTAACGACAGAACGAGAAAAATAGTGTTCGGAATAGTGACCGGGCCTGGAACCGTGGAGGTGAGTGAATGA